Proteins found in one Candidatus Saganbacteria bacterium genomic segment:
- a CDS encoding NAD(P)-dependent oxidoreductase, translating into MKRSNSKFNNILITGAAGFIGSHLLERLLQKKITISVVVRPGADKLLLAKKYPIVKIFEHDGSTEGLLSILRRAKPDIVFHLASLFISEHSSTDINPLIGSNVLFGTQLLEAMRVNQCNYLVNTGTSWQHFQNKHYSPVNLYAATKQAFEDIIEYYASSTELKVITLKLFDTYGPEDKRAKLFKLLHDSSISGRSITMSPGRQLIDLVYIDDVIDAYLKAASRIARSKGKRIENFSVSSGKPLELRRIVDIYSKLSGRNANVMWGGRTYRDREVMIPWNKGKRLPGWKPKIGLVEGIRKLLGKEKK; encoded by the coding sequence ATGAAAAGATCTAATTCCAAATTTAATAATATACTCATTACCGGAGCTGCAGGGTTTATCGGTTCTCATTTGTTGGAACGCTTGCTGCAAAAAAAGATAACGATAAGCGTGGTTGTAAGGCCCGGAGCAGATAAGTTATTGCTGGCCAAGAAATATCCGATCGTCAAGATCTTTGAACATGACGGTTCGACAGAAGGATTACTCTCGATATTAAGGCGGGCAAAGCCTGATATCGTTTTTCATCTCGCTTCCCTGTTCATATCAGAACATTCATCAACAGATATTAATCCATTGATCGGATCAAATGTTCTATTTGGGACACAGTTGCTCGAGGCCATGAGAGTCAACCAATGCAATTACTTGGTAAATACGGGTACCTCATGGCAGCACTTTCAAAACAAACACTACAGCCCCGTCAATCTTTATGCCGCGACCAAACAGGCGTTTGAAGATATTATTGAGTATTATGCAAGCTCAACAGAGCTCAAAGTCATTACTTTAAAGCTTTTCGACACTTATGGGCCGGAAGATAAGCGGGCAAAATTATTTAAACTTCTCCATGATTCTTCAATATCCGGACGGTCGATCACAATGTCCCCTGGCCGCCAATTGATCGACCTTGTATATATAGACGATGTGATCGACGCTTATCTTAAGGCGGCTTCAAGGATTGCTAGATCAAAGGGCAAGAGAATTGAGAACTTTTCTGTTTCGTCGGGCAAACCCCTTGAGCTTAGAAGAATTGTTGATATTTATTCCAAATTGTCCGGTCGAAATGCCAATGTCATGTGGGGTGGGCGAACATACCGGGATAGAGAGGTAATGATCCCTTGGAATAAAGGAAAGAGGCTGCCTGGATGGAAGCCAAAAATTGGATTAGTGGAGGGGATCCGCAAATTACTTGGGAAAGAAAAAAAATGA
- a CDS encoding dTDP-4-dehydrorhamnose 3,5-epimerase family protein, with translation MKIKKTKIAGCYEIEPIIHLDARGSLVKFFEEEQFLTHKLPTCFAEDFYSKSSKGVLRGMHFQTPPAAYSKIVCCLFGEVFDAIVDLRIGSETFGQHETFELSAKVSHLLYLPAGVAHGFYVLSSEAILLYKTSFKHSPANDGGIHWSSAGVPWPNNKPIVSERDAKLQNLKDYKSPFIYEKI, from the coding sequence ATGAAAATAAAAAAAACTAAAATTGCGGGATGTTATGAAATTGAACCAATAATACATCTCGACGCGCGCGGAAGTTTGGTCAAGTTCTTCGAGGAAGAACAGTTTCTAACGCATAAGCTGCCAACATGTTTTGCGGAGGATTTTTATTCAAAATCAAGCAAAGGCGTTTTAAGGGGAATGCATTTCCAGACACCGCCGGCGGCTTATTCCAAGATCGTTTGTTGTTTGTTCGGCGAGGTATTTGATGCGATCGTTGACCTAAGGATCGGATCGGAAACATTCGGCCAGCATGAAACTTTTGAACTTAGCGCAAAAGTAAGCCATTTGCTCTACCTCCCCGCTGGAGTGGCCCATGGGTTTTATGTTTTAAGCAGCGAGGCAATCCTGCTCTATAAGACAAGTTTTAAGCATTCACCCGCAAATGATGGGGGTATACATTGGTCCAGCGCGGGGGTCCCCTGGCCAAACAATAAACCGATCGTGTCCGAGCGCGATGCTAAGCTGCAAAACCTCAAGGATTATAAGAGCCCATTTATATATGAAAAGATCTAA
- a CDS encoding B12-binding domain-containing radical SAM protein — MNSSLKATLVYPGIGMRGFNSYGRGSDPVVNYINHGLCSISSYAKQKGYDVKGIDLRKLRDWEHYSEILKEQGSEVVGFSIMSIDLLPALEAIKITKQTNPKAITVVGGVHPTIMLEQMKSNNDIDIIVVGEGEVIFSRILDIIKSGGMPDRVYQGEATSLDTLSWIDRDLFDVSAELFHPFIKSLKAPFVTLNVGRGCPFNCTFCQPAERRVFGDRVRMRSVENVIDELDHLYSRYKFNSFMVHDDLFTYDKKWVMRFCEEYNRLGIKKKFVCQSRADIISNNEELIYEMKKSGLACLIIGFESGSQRILDFIKKGTTVEQNLRAAEICRKNGVEIFANYMFGLPTETKEEVEQTISIIEKIDPDYDSPSYFTPHPGSELFLYCKEHGLSLIKDHEVDRSPRSQKIKGVDYLYLDSRIRSIKKKRLLKKIANKFRETIAHWRYIWRRNQ, encoded by the coding sequence ATGAATAGCTCATTAAAAGCCACACTTGTTTATCCGGGCATCGGAATGCGGGGATTTAATAGCTATGGCCGTGGAAGCGATCCCGTTGTTAATTATATAAATCACGGTCTTTGTTCCATCAGCAGTTATGCAAAACAAAAAGGTTACGATGTTAAAGGCATTGATCTTCGTAAATTGAGAGATTGGGAACATTATTCCGAAATATTGAAGGAACAAGGCTCTGAAGTCGTCGGTTTCTCGATCATGAGCATCGATCTTTTACCGGCGCTCGAAGCGATAAAAATAACAAAGCAGACCAATCCAAAGGCAATAACTGTTGTTGGAGGGGTCCACCCGACGATAATGCTTGAACAGATGAAAAGCAACAATGATATCGATATAATCGTTGTTGGTGAAGGGGAAGTAATATTTTCTAGAATATTGGATATAATTAAAAGCGGCGGAATGCCTGACAGGGTCTATCAGGGCGAGGCAACCTCGCTTGACACGCTGTCGTGGATCGATAGGGACCTGTTTGATGTAAGCGCCGAACTGTTCCACCCGTTCATCAAGTCTTTAAAAGCACCTTTCGTTACGCTCAATGTCGGGCGGGGATGCCCGTTTAATTGCACTTTTTGCCAGCCGGCCGAACGGCGTGTATTTGGCGACAGGGTCAGGATGAGAAGCGTTGAAAATGTCATTGACGAATTGGATCATCTGTATAGCCGGTATAAATTCAACAGCTTTATGGTCCACGACGACCTATTTACCTATGACAAAAAATGGGTCATGAGGTTTTGTGAGGAGTATAATAGATTGGGCATCAAAAAGAAATTTGTTTGCCAGAGCCGCGCAGATATAATAAGCAACAACGAAGAGCTGATCTATGAGATGAAAAAATCGGGACTGGCATGCCTTATAATCGGTTTTGAGAGCGGCAGCCAGAGGATCTTGGATTTTATCAAAAAAGGGACAACGGTCGAACAAAATTTGCGCGCGGCCGAAATTTGCAGGAAAAATGGCGTTGAAATATTTGCCAATTATATGTTCGGCCTGCCGACCGAGACAAAAGAAGAGGTGGAACAAACGATCTCAATTATCGAAAAGATCGATCCCGACTACGATTCGCCGTCCTATTTTACCCCGCATCCCGGAAGCGAGCTTTTTTTATATTGCAAGGAACACGGGCTAAGCTTGATCAAAGATCATGAAGTTGACCGTTCTCCCAGATCTCAAAAGATCAAAGGAGTGGATTATTTGTATCTTGATTCCAGGATAAGGTCCATTAAAAAGAAAAGGCTCTTAAAAAAGATCGCAAATAAATTCCGCGAAACAATTGCGCATTGGCGATACATATGGAGGAGAAACCAATGA
- a CDS encoding polysaccharide biosynthesis C-terminal domain-containing protein: protein MKRSAELILGIVTSYILFGINFIVNLAMIPLMLHYLGNMRYGLWLTLLSVIGYIGIMDMGSTFTISKYTADTQGSDQNKKLSRLLSTALLIYFGLGLAVLSITIGLSFFIASGFSLSGILASEATVAFVMIGINLALTFIFNVFSGIIFGRKQVVAYNIFNALNILLGFAGTLITLKLGYGLIGVALALLAANVIVSVIRIFFVIKTLPGLSLSIREFEPTLLRQILFFGSMMFILGVGGQIIFNTDNIVIAKFLGLGLVASYAIAFRVNQVAVSFINKLADTFFPFYAELHALGDREKLRIYLFESSQFSAIISFFIFIFMAFWGKTMITLWLGHENFIGRPVFFLLALIVLMSSLVHLPAVVLQGMGKIKSVVGFNIAEAAINLGLSIVLAAQFGVFGVALGTVIAMAATSLWYVPYRACRETESSFSAYIVSTIILPACLSAITAGAIFIMEYAGIGSDPFMIALKAFLALIFYLFIFFCFGLSRKRKTFYFEKFRNFRNELLNREIEIDYE from the coding sequence GTGAAGCGATCAGCAGAACTTATTTTAGGGATAGTAACGAGCTATATTTTGTTCGGTATAAATTTTATCGTCAATTTGGCGATGATCCCGTTGATGCTGCATTATTTAGGCAATATGAGATACGGTTTATGGCTGACCCTCTTGTCGGTTATAGGATATATTGGGATCATGGATATGGGGAGCACCTTCACTATAAGCAAGTATACTGCCGATACGCAAGGCTCTGATCAAAACAAGAAACTAAGCCGCCTATTGTCGACAGCATTACTTATATATTTTGGGCTAGGGCTTGCCGTATTGTCCATAACTATTGGGTTAAGTTTCTTTATAGCTTCGGGATTCTCGCTAAGTGGCATATTGGCAAGCGAAGCGACGGTCGCCTTCGTGATGATCGGCATTAACTTGGCCTTAACTTTTATTTTCAATGTTTTTAGCGGGATCATTTTTGGCAGGAAACAGGTAGTCGCTTACAATATCTTTAATGCCCTGAATATTTTATTAGGATTCGCAGGGACTCTTATAACCCTAAAGCTTGGGTATGGGTTGATCGGAGTAGCTTTGGCTTTATTAGCGGCGAATGTTATAGTTTCTGTGATCCGGATATTTTTTGTAATTAAAACTCTTCCCGGATTATCTCTTAGCATTAGGGAATTCGAACCAACTCTTTTACGCCAAATACTATTTTTCGGATCGATGATGTTCATCCTTGGAGTAGGAGGTCAGATCATTTTCAATACCGACAATATCGTTATCGCCAAGTTCTTGGGACTTGGCCTTGTAGCATCCTACGCTATAGCATTCCGCGTCAATCAAGTCGCGGTTTCGTTCATAAATAAATTGGCGGATACATTCTTTCCCTTTTATGCGGAACTGCACGCTCTTGGCGATCGCGAAAAACTTCGCATATACCTTTTTGAAAGTTCCCAGTTTTCGGCGATAATTTCTTTTTTTATATTTATTTTTATGGCTTTTTGGGGGAAAACAATGATCACCCTGTGGTTAGGCCATGAAAATTTTATTGGCCGGCCTGTATTTTTCCTTTTAGCCTTGATCGTCCTTATGAGCAGTTTGGTGCATTTGCCTGCGGTAGTTTTGCAGGGAATGGGCAAAATTAAATCGGTAGTGGGCTTTAACATTGCGGAGGCGGCAATTAATCTCGGGCTTTCGATAGTCTTGGCGGCCCAATTTGGCGTATTTGGGGTCGCGCTCGGGACAGTTATCGCCATGGCAGCAACCAGTTTGTGGTATGTCCCATATCGCGCATGCAGAGAAACAGAAAGCTCCTTTAGCGCATATATTGTTTCGACAATTATCTTGCCGGCTTGTCTCTCTGCTATTACCGCCGGCGCCATTTTCATCATGGAATACGCCGGGATCGGCAGTGATCCGTTTATGATCGCGCTAAAAGCTTTTTTGGCGCTTATATTCTATTTATTTATTTTCTTTTGTTTCGGCTTGAGCCGGAAAAGAAAAACCTTTTATTTTGAAAAATTCAGGAATTTCAGGAATGAACTATTAAATAGGGAAATTGAGATAGATTATGAATAG
- a CDS encoding glycosyltransferase, with product MATVCIPAFNGAQYLSQAIDSVLNQSFKDFELIIVDNNSTDGTGPIVKRYIDERMHYHKNPSTLNMAANWDECLSLSSGKYICLLHADDRLQADYLKVMVDIMENDPEIGFAFSASNIIDRVSHIVSRSIPFPNNYIVPGVYEFQKHILGNYIFCPSVIVRQSAYAKVGSFHGGLRHLLDWDMWLRLEISVGKVAYISQPLVDYRIHDKSATASELYTNTPAEFNEWLSVMIANLSSGILSKKLDRNTFKRLINRVFLRLIIRYFKLSAKYLLFGKIREYILLTKHLFSSILSKNIIRPTLGLVGTVISYVFDRTGYYGYQKKFGRAMVPGEQIQERTP from the coding sequence ATGGCCACAGTTTGCATCCCGGCCTTTAATGGGGCGCAATATCTTTCGCAGGCTATTGATAGCGTGCTTAACCAATCATTTAAGGATTTCGAGCTTATTATTGTTGATAATAATTCAACCGATGGCACCGGTCCTATAGTTAAGCGGTATATCGATGAACGCATGCATTACCATAAAAATCCTTCCACTCTTAATATGGCCGCGAATTGGGATGAATGCCTTTCTCTAAGTTCAGGTAAATATATTTGCCTATTGCATGCCGATGATCGTTTGCAGGCCGATTATTTAAAAGTTATGGTCGATATAATGGAAAACGATCCTGAGATCGGTTTTGCTTTCTCGGCATCGAATATTATAGATCGGGTCTCTCATATCGTGTCGCGAAGCATTCCTTTTCCGAATAACTATATTGTCCCAGGTGTTTACGAGTTCCAAAAGCATATATTGGGAAATTATATTTTTTGCCCATCAGTAATTGTCCGGCAGAGCGCCTATGCCAAGGTCGGATCGTTTCACGGCGGCTTGCGGCATCTTCTTGACTGGGATATGTGGTTAAGGCTCGAGATCTCCGTCGGTAAGGTAGCATATATCTCCCAACCGCTTGTTGATTATAGGATCCACGATAAAAGCGCGACTGCCTCGGAACTATATACAAACACGCCCGCAGAATTCAATGAATGGTTGAGCGTCATGATCGCAAACCTTTCAAGCGGCATCTTATCTAAAAAACTTGATAGGAATACATTTAAACGTTTGATTAACCGCGTCTTTCTAAGATTAATTATTCGTTATTTTAAATTATCCGCCAAATATTTGCTTTTTGGGAAAATAAGGGAATATATTCTCCTCACAAAGCATCTATTCAGCTCCATTTTATCAAAAAATATTATAAGACCAACCTTAGGTTTGGTTGGAACTGTTATTTCGTACGTTTTTGATCGTACCGGTTATTACGGGTATCAAAAGAAATTTGGCCGCGCAATGGTACCGGGCGAGCAAATCCAAGAGAGGACGCCGTGA
- the glf gene encoding UDP-galactopyranose mutase, with translation MKYDYIVVGAGFSGATVAERLAAQGKSVLMIEQRDHVGGNCFDYKDENGITVHKYGPHIFHTKSIEVWAYLSQFTEWLPYKHKVLSNRGDINVSLPISFKSIDQIYPASKAASLKIKLNDSFGSGVKISIIDLLNDKDSELKDLAKEIFEKIYLGYSLKQWGEDPRGLDHSILNRVPIWTNYGDYYFNDVYQGIPKDGYTRIIENMINKPNVKILVGQDYKNIIGNLQYDKMFYTGPIDHFFNHKFGKLPYRALRYEFETLNTEWFQANSVINYSGNEPFTRITEFKHFDDHRSDKTVILREYPENYEFGKNTPSYAIPKGENHELYEKYKSEADKLENVVFLGRLAEYKYYNMDEVVLKAIEAFNYCAVN, from the coding sequence ATGAAATATGATTACATTGTTGTCGGCGCAGGATTTTCAGGCGCTACGGTCGCCGAAAGGTTGGCAGCCCAAGGAAAATCCGTATTGATGATCGAACAAAGAGACCATGTCGGCGGGAATTGCTTTGATTATAAAGACGAAAATGGGATAACGGTCCATAAATATGGCCCGCATATTTTCCATACAAAAAGCATTGAGGTCTGGGCCTATCTTTCGCAATTCACCGAATGGCTTCCGTATAAACACAAAGTCCTTTCGAATCGGGGGGACATAAATGTATCGCTTCCGATAAGTTTTAAGTCAATTGATCAAATATACCCTGCTTCAAAAGCCGCATCTTTGAAAATAAAACTAAATGATTCGTTTGGAAGCGGCGTTAAAATATCGATAATTGATCTTTTAAATGATAAAGACTCTGAGCTTAAAGATCTTGCAAAAGAAATATTTGAAAAGATTTATCTTGGCTACAGCCTTAAACAATGGGGCGAGGACCCTAGAGGGCTTGACCATTCGATCCTGAATAGGGTGCCTATTTGGACCAATTACGGCGATTATTATTTTAATGACGTTTATCAAGGAATACCAAAAGATGGATATACACGGATAATAGAGAACATGATAAATAAGCCGAACGTAAAAATATTGGTCGGTCAAGATTATAAAAATATAATCGGGAACCTGCAATACGACAAAATGTTCTATACAGGCCCGATCGATCATTTTTTTAATCATAAATTCGGTAAACTGCCTTACAGGGCGTTACGATACGAATTTGAAACGCTGAATACCGAATGGTTCCAAGCAAATTCAGTCATAAATTATTCGGGAAACGAGCCATTCACGCGCATAACCGAGTTTAAGCATTTTGACGATCATAGATCGGATAAGACCGTTATTCTTAGGGAATATCCTGAAAACTATGAATTTGGAAAAAATACCCCATCATATGCTATCCCCAAGGGCGAAAATCATGAATTATACGAGAAATATAAGTCCGAAGCCGATAAATTGGAGAATGTCGTATTCTTGGGCAGGCTTGCCGAGTATAAATATTACAATATGGACGAAGTTGTATTAAAGGCGATCGAAGCCTTCAATTACTGCGCGGTAAATTAA
- a CDS encoding glycosyltransferase family 2 protein: MENKKLSIVMPVFNEEKIIEKSVRGFYGKVLINFIDWEFIVVNDCSTDKTSKALNDLKKEISLTIINNKENLGHGPSLLKGLHCAKGDYVFHADSDYQIPPEAFWGLYKDINTSDYILGCRSRRKDPINRLIISNILRSIIFLFFNLKIKDINSPFKLMKAGMLKEALKTIPNDFLMPSVALGIFAKRNHYHFRETEVAHLPRLYGKSTILRLKLVKFCIISFIQLIGFQSKL, from the coding sequence TTGGAAAATAAAAAACTAAGCATTGTTATGCCTGTTTTTAACGAAGAAAAAATCATTGAAAAAAGTGTTAGAGGTTTTTACGGCAAGGTGCTAATAAACTTCATCGATTGGGAATTCATTGTTGTTAATGACTGCAGTACTGATAAAACCTCAAAAGCATTGAACGACCTTAAAAAAGAAATTAGCTTGACCATAATAAATAACAAAGAAAATTTGGGGCATGGGCCATCTCTATTAAAAGGATTACATTGCGCAAAAGGCGATTATGTCTTTCATGCCGACAGCGACTACCAGATCCCGCCCGAAGCTTTTTGGGGCCTATACAAAGATATCAATACAAGTGATTATATCCTAGGATGTAGAAGCCGCAGGAAAGATCCAATAAATAGATTAATAATAAGTAATATTTTGAGATCGATAATATTTCTTTTTTTTAATTTAAAGATAAAAGACATCAATTCGCCATTCAAGCTGATGAAGGCCGGAATGTTAAAAGAGGCGCTCAAAACCATCCCGAATGACTTCTTGATGCCTTCGGTAGCTCTTGGAATATTCGCGAAACGAAACCATTATCATTTCAGGGAAACGGAAGTGGCTCATTTGCCAAGGCTTTACGGCAAATCAACGATATTAAGGTTGAAACTCGTGAAGTTCTGTATAATATCCTTTATCCAGCTTATAGGTTTTCAAAGTAAATTATGA
- a CDS encoding HAD family hydrolase: protein MTNRKISAVFLDRDGVINEKIEGGFVKVWDEFKFLPDTASAIKLLNDKKIPVYLISNQSGIGRGIMSHNDLEKIHRIMTEFLSAEGAHLDDIFVCPHAPDENCDCRKPKPGLLLQAKKKHPEIEFINSWFIGDSGSDVAAGSAVKCRTYQLKSTENLLEVTRKILEKQVGK from the coding sequence ATGACAAATAGAAAGATATCTGCCGTCTTTTTAGATAGAGATGGGGTAATAAATGAAAAGATCGAAGGCGGCTTCGTCAAAGTTTGGGATGAATTCAAATTCCTACCTGACACAGCTTCAGCTATCAAATTATTAAATGACAAGAAAATCCCCGTCTATTTAATATCAAACCAATCCGGTATTGGCCGAGGAATAATGAGCCATAATGATCTTGAAAAAATCCACAGGATAATGACCGAATTTTTGTCGGCCGAAGGCGCTCATCTGGATGATATTTTTGTTTGTCCCCACGCTCCCGATGAAAATTGCGATTGCAGGAAACCTAAACCCGGGTTGCTCCTGCAGGCCAAGAAAAAACATCCCGAAATTGAATTTATAAACTCTTGGTTTATTGGCGATTCGGGATCGGATGTTGCTGCGGGATCGGCTGTAAAATGCAGGACTTATCAGCTTAAAAGCACAGAAAACTTGCTCGAAGTCACAAGAAAGATATTGGAGAAACAGGTTGGAAAATAA
- a CDS encoding SDR family oxidoreductase: protein MKILITGGAGFIASHLTDLLLKEGHEVICVDNLITGSLHNIKHLEGNKRYKFIEHDISSYLDHKDKIDYVLHMASPASPIDYLELPIETLEVGSLGTFNALELALKHRAKLLFASTSEVYGDPEVSPQKEDYWGHVNPIGPRSVYDEAKRFSEATVMAYKRHNKLDTRIIRIFNTYGPRMRKNDGRVVPNFINQALKNEPFTIYGDGKQTRSFCYVSDMIDGIYKVMASNFDTPINLGNPYEFTMIELAQVVSKVAGIRLKTISKPLPQDDPKQRCPDITKARKEFGWEPKVQLEEGIRKTMEYFKQNDK from the coding sequence ATGAAAATATTAATTACCGGCGGGGCCGGTTTTATTGCTTCGCATTTGACCGACCTTTTGCTTAAAGAAGGGCATGAAGTAATATGCGTTGATAATCTTATTACCGGGTCGCTTCATAACATTAAACATCTTGAGGGAAACAAAAGATATAAATTCATTGAGCATGATATTTCCAGCTATCTAGATCACAAAGACAAGATAGATTATGTGCTTCATATGGCGTCGCCTGCAAGCCCTATTGATTATCTTGAACTTCCGATCGAAACATTGGAAGTCGGGTCGCTCGGTACATTTAATGCGTTAGAATTGGCTTTAAAGCACCGCGCGAAGCTATTATTCGCTTCTACGTCAGAAGTATATGGCGATCCAGAAGTTTCTCCGCAGAAAGAAGATTACTGGGGACATGTAAATCCAATTGGCCCTAGAAGCGTATATGATGAGGCAAAACGATTTTCGGAAGCAACTGTCATGGCCTATAAAAGGCATAATAAGCTCGATACTAGGATCATCCGTATTTTTAATACCTATGGGCCGAGGATGCGTAAGAATGACGGCCGTGTTGTTCCAAACTTCATAAACCAAGCTTTAAAAAATGAGCCATTCACAATTTATGGGGATGGAAAGCAAACCCGAAGTTTCTGCTATGTTTCAGACATGATTGATGGAATATATAAAGTAATGGCTTCAAACTTCGATACCCCTATAAACCTTGGAAACCCATATGAATTTACAATGATCGAATTGGCTCAAGTTGTTTCAAAAGTCGCGGGAATACGTTTAAAAACAATATCAAAGCCATTGCCGCAAGACGATCCGAAGCAAAGGTGTCCCGACATAACAAAAGCCAGAAAAGAATTTGGATGGGAGCCAAAAGTCCAATTGGAAGAAGGCATCAGAAAAACTATGGAGTATTTCAAACAAAATGACAAATAG
- a CDS encoding UDP-glucose/GDP-mannose dehydrogenase family protein — translation MKLAVIGTGYVGLVTGACFANLGNEVICVDKDQKRLEVLEKGKVPFYEPGLPEMVAKNHQAGRITFTSNIIPALQRSDIIFIAVGTPSRSNGQADVSSVVDVAKTIAKAIKAMKSSNGKFKVIVNKSTVPVGMGDIVTKILIDSEVSEKKFSVVSNPEFLREGSAIADFLNPDRIVVGASNNRAFNVITELYRPLNAHILFTTVKSAELIKYASNAFLATKISFINEIANICERVGSDVNEVANAMGLDKRIGRAFLNAGIGYGGSCFPKDVLALMHLAREQGYDPQILSSVTEVNDFQIDAFVGKIIKTLKSVKGKQIAMLGLSFKPETDDLREAPSLKVIDSLVKKGAKINVYDPAVSENSKKQLNYLYFADNVYDALKNADAIVVVTEWAEFKEIDLDRAKKLVKTRIIFDGRNIYEPKKVTEAGFKYIGIGR, via the coding sequence ATGAAATTAGCTGTAATTGGCACGGGTTATGTCGGATTGGTAACTGGCGCCTGTTTTGCAAATCTTGGAAATGAGGTCATATGTGTAGATAAGGACCAAAAAAGGCTTGAAGTTTTGGAAAAAGGCAAGGTTCCATTTTATGAACCCGGTCTTCCGGAAATGGTCGCAAAGAACCATCAGGCCGGCCGCATAACATTTACTTCTAATATTATTCCTGCGCTGCAAAGATCGGATATTATATTTATCGCTGTTGGTACTCCGTCAAGATCAAACGGCCAAGCTGATGTTTCATCCGTCGTTGACGTTGCGAAAACCATAGCCAAAGCCATTAAAGCCATGAAATCGTCGAATGGTAAATTTAAGGTAATTGTCAACAAAAGCACAGTGCCTGTCGGCATGGGAGACATAGTAACGAAGATCCTGATCGACAGCGAAGTGTCGGAGAAGAAATTTTCCGTAGTTTCAAATCCTGAATTCTTAAGAGAAGGATCCGCTATCGCCGACTTTTTAAATCCCGACAGGATCGTCGTTGGAGCTTCCAATAATCGCGCTTTCAATGTGATCACAGAGCTTTATAGGCCATTGAATGCTCATATCTTGTTCACTACGGTTAAAAGCGCCGAGCTTATTAAGTATGCATCAAACGCATTCTTGGCAACAAAGATCTCTTTCATCAATGAGATAGCAAATATTTGCGAACGCGTGGGATCGGATGTCAACGAAGTTGCAAACGCGATGGGTCTGGACAAACGCATCGGCCGCGCATTTTTAAATGCTGGGATAGGATATGGAGGGAGCTGCTTCCCTAAAGATGTTCTTGCCCTGATGCATCTTGCCCGTGAACAAGGGTACGATCCTCAAATATTGTCTTCGGTAACAGAAGTTAACGATTTCCAGATCGATGCGTTCGTGGGGAAAATAATCAAAACTTTAAAAAGCGTCAAAGGAAAACAAATAGCAATGCTTGGATTATCCTTCAAACCCGAAACCGATGACTTAAGAGAAGCTCCATCCCTTAAAGTAATCGATTCTTTGGTAAAAAAAGGCGCAAAGATAAATGTTTATGACCCGGCGGTTTCCGAAAATTCCAAAAAACAGCTGAATTATCTTTATTTCGCGGACAATGTTTATGATGCCCTAAAAAATGCCGATGCAATAGTTGTCGTAACCGAATGGGCAGAATTCAAGGAGATCGATCTTGACCGCGCAAAAAAACTCGTAAAAACAAGGATTATTTTCGATGGGCGTAATATTTACGAGCCAAAAAAAGTAACAGAGGCCGGATTCAAATATATCGGAATTGGGCGATGA